A window of the Haloarcula litorea genome harbors these coding sequences:
- a CDS encoding ABC transporter permease: MSRLGRLRAESRVAALAFLRRRTAVFFTFFFPLIIVVIFGVLVETQPGGGGLFTEPPAYYAPGYLAVVVLFTPLSRVGSEVARHRDGNRFEKLATTPLTRPEWLLAQTLVNVAIIGLAGVVLLGLMVVLTGASIRPSPLLVPFVALGVGLFCGVGAMIGALADSQDGVISASNGIALPLLFLSETFVPPSMLPAWLPTGLSPLTYFSRGVRAATTGGEGALWSLAVLAGCAVVGFLFGAALLPRTD; encoded by the coding sequence ATGAGCCGGCTCGGCCGGCTCCGCGCGGAGTCCCGGGTCGCCGCGCTCGCCTTCCTCCGCCGGCGGACCGCCGTCTTCTTCACGTTCTTCTTCCCGCTCATCATCGTCGTCATCTTCGGCGTCCTCGTCGAGACCCAGCCCGGCGGGGGCGGCCTGTTCACCGAGCCGCCGGCGTACTACGCGCCGGGCTACCTCGCCGTCGTGGTCCTGTTCACGCCGCTGTCGCGGGTCGGCAGCGAGGTGGCCCGCCACCGGGACGGCAACCGCTTCGAGAAGCTGGCGACGACGCCGCTGACCCGTCCGGAGTGGCTCCTCGCTCAGACGCTCGTCAACGTCGCCATCATCGGCCTCGCCGGCGTCGTCCTGCTCGGCCTGATGGTCGTGCTCACCGGCGCGTCCATCCGGCCGTCGCCGCTCCTGGTCCCCTTCGTGGCCCTCGGCGTCGGGCTGTTTTGCGGCGTCGGCGCGATGATCGGTGCGCTGGCGGACTCACAGGACGGGGTCATCTCCGCCAGCAACGGCATCGCGCTCCCGCTGCTCTTCCTCTCGGAGACGTTCGTCCCGCCGTCGATGCTCCCAGCGTGGCTGCCGACGGGGCTGTCGCCGCTGACGTACTTCTCGCGGGGGGTCCGAGCCGCGACGACCGGTGGGGAGGGTGCCCTCTGGTCGCTGGCCGTCCTGGCCGGCTGTGCCGTCGTCGGGTTCCTCTTCGGGGCGGCACTGCTGCCACGGACTGACTGA
- a CDS encoding glucodextranase DOMON-like domain-containing protein — protein sequence MASLVAAAAYTSDVPEEVTAQVTSGDDSDTQTVTSPDGSIEVGVDVSGGTPSYSVTFDGTTYIDSSTLGFDFQNQPTFGASADGTTGVDITVTGTESGTKTENWTPEWGSYDAVSRDYNYLRVGLEETASPGRSGNLEIRVFDDGLGFRFAFDSEFNPGTGNPFVISSENTQFNFAGDYTAWWIRNAFVNPRFEQEYSEDKLSAIPAGPSDSADEYDIGLDQVRKGVHTPLTVKAGENAYLSVHESNLEDYSTMSLAATNDSGGTNFAAELAPKPDGTRVSTTAPNTTPWRTIQVTTSPGELIESQLVPLLAPERDDSVLPTDGDGNPDTSWIVPKKYIGIWWTMIAGNAKWQYKTDDEVRNTNPDDGITDPRKYIHGARTERMKRYMHFASENDIDSVLAEGWNQGWDSYGSGADTEGETLKMGVDDSYPDFDVTEVTNYGSGLSNPVEFTIHNETSGNIPNYEDEILNNDIFQGYEDAGIRSIKNGYVSDPGLFGDNQTTPSHTQHSQLAVDHHRTVIEEAAADRQLLEIHEGIKPTGEVRTYPNVAAREVVKAQEYDGFGALGSNVGQDHHVKLPFTRMLAGPTSYQPGIFDLTFNDGTGGQVQTTRAKQLAMYPNYLGGIQMAADRVEAYINDELEVGEYVPAVSGTLDGLTTADTWRNAIGTNYVEFDPTKHSSGSAVEFTVKNVPSDGTYELHIRYASDDQENAQRVIDAGGPQLTLNVDGSTSKINPGYSDDWDEFAVFSTEVDLTQGSNTVRLELNYTTDSSGNFASGDVAGLTVNAVGVSEVGAGSPVPADYSGLTDGVIANENVESVEEFGYIEDVPASGWDETRVVDAAIGDYVVTARRKGDTWYVGAMTDETSRGIDVTTDFLSSQANGWKMEMYTDAAGTDVGSDPTATHRTESIVSSGDTVLASMGESGGVAMKLTPATSSEASTLPAYAKPSQTITASIDDTTEISSSFIQVTGSNDSSNFVGWSDLEILVDGTSEAIKAARLEPGASDSTVPVSVTLNTPGTYTVTVRDPDEGTKIAEKDVTVEAPRTVAEFTDPDGDDVGPGGYTYPKADAFAENAFNLQRFTIEETSSLYRFTWEVENLNNGFGSGRGFSPHMFALWVSNPNSASGTTTPLDGGSAIGPNVTFGSGWDYRLRVDGFNVDAVDSTGSGLSDADGNPVNPNIAVDSDAGTVTYAISKGAFGGVDIFDLEILPVVGSEDFGGFRNVQETASDYQFGGAKAGAADTAPNIIDMVAPQDTTQSEALAYSADERAQVPFTPVYAAAVGDVSRVGEIDDPSGDDDGWGDIDYPTDGFHADPGSLDLTRLEIYEDSDRYYFGARFAEKVDNPKDKAVGFTRHHLQLYVRDPSQSGATSTSVTNVHAYDSSYPLFEEEGWHNVVFVHPNYQAVQDTGFSQTTGDVNASVVREDTVLFDLPKSSLPNDVPELDLTLHVLPWEDTVDAIYKVESDGNAGSKQFSGAPSNYHHTNIIDMTVPDGEDQSTILDPSGRDSSNNFASYSLPLLSMSDKTNSIREAVAGQGPVTESHFEEVKSAYESDSAVEGTGGLVPDYTDVRELAKEVGN from the coding sequence GTGGCGTCACTGGTGGCCGCGGCAGCGTACACCAGCGACGTCCCCGAAGAGGTGACAGCGCAGGTCACGTCGGGTGACGACAGCGACACGCAGACGGTGACGTCACCGGACGGCAGCATCGAGGTCGGAGTGGACGTCTCTGGTGGGACGCCCTCCTACAGCGTCACGTTCGACGGGACGACCTACATCGACTCCTCGACGCTCGGGTTCGACTTCCAGAATCAGCCGACGTTCGGCGCGTCGGCCGACGGCACGACCGGTGTGGACATCACGGTCACGGGGACCGAGAGCGGGACGAAGACCGAGAACTGGACGCCGGAGTGGGGCAGCTACGACGCCGTCTCACGGGACTACAACTACCTCCGGGTGGGTCTGGAGGAGACCGCGAGTCCCGGGCGGTCCGGGAACCTCGAGATCCGCGTGTTCGACGACGGGCTCGGCTTCCGGTTCGCCTTCGACTCCGAGTTCAACCCCGGTACCGGGAACCCGTTCGTCATCAGTTCGGAGAACACCCAGTTCAACTTCGCCGGGGACTACACGGCGTGGTGGATCCGGAACGCCTTCGTCAATCCCCGGTTCGAACAGGAGTACTCCGAGGACAAGCTCAGTGCGATTCCGGCCGGGCCGAGCGACTCGGCCGACGAGTACGACATCGGTCTGGACCAGGTTCGGAAGGGCGTGCACACGCCGCTGACGGTGAAGGCGGGCGAGAACGCGTACCTGAGTGTCCACGAGTCCAACCTCGAGGACTACTCCACGATGTCGCTGGCAGCGACGAACGACAGCGGCGGGACGAACTTCGCCGCCGAACTCGCGCCGAAACCCGACGGCACGCGGGTCTCGACCACCGCCCCGAACACGACGCCGTGGCGGACGATCCAGGTCACGACGTCGCCCGGCGAACTGATCGAGTCACAGCTCGTCCCGCTGCTGGCCCCCGAACGGGACGACTCCGTGCTGCCGACGGACGGCGACGGGAACCCCGACACGTCCTGGATCGTCCCCAAGAAGTACATCGGCATCTGGTGGACGATGATCGCCGGGAACGCGAAGTGGCAGTACAAGACCGACGACGAGGTCCGGAACACGAACCCGGACGACGGGATCACCGATCCCCGGAAGTACATCCACGGAGCCCGCACCGAGCGGATGAAGCGGTACATGCACTTCGCGAGCGAGAACGACATCGACAGCGTCCTCGCGGAGGGGTGGAACCAGGGCTGGGACTCCTACGGCTCCGGTGCCGACACCGAAGGCGAGACGCTCAAGATGGGCGTCGACGACTCGTACCCGGACTTCGACGTGACCGAGGTGACGAACTACGGATCGGGGCTCTCGAACCCGGTCGAGTTCACCATCCACAACGAGACGTCCGGCAACATCCCGAACTACGAGGACGAGATCCTGAACAACGACATCTTCCAGGGGTACGAGGACGCCGGCATCCGCTCGATCAAGAACGGCTACGTCTCGGACCCGGGACTGTTCGGGGACAACCAGACGACGCCGAGCCACACCCAGCACTCGCAGTTGGCCGTCGACCACCACCGGACCGTCATCGAGGAGGCGGCCGCGGACCGGCAGTTGCTGGAGATCCACGAGGGCATCAAGCCCACCGGCGAGGTCCGGACCTACCCGAACGTCGCCGCTCGGGAGGTCGTCAAGGCCCAGGAGTACGACGGCTTCGGGGCCCTCGGTTCGAACGTCGGGCAGGACCACCACGTGAAGCTCCCGTTCACGCGGATGCTCGCGGGGCCGACGAGTTACCAGCCCGGCATCTTCGACCTCACGTTCAACGACGGCACGGGCGGGCAGGTCCAGACGACGCGAGCGAAACAGCTCGCGATGTACCCGAACTACCTCGGCGGCATCCAGATGGCCGCCGACCGCGTCGAGGCCTACATCAACGACGAACTCGAGGTGGGCGAGTACGTCCCCGCCGTGAGCGGGACCCTCGACGGCCTCACGACGGCCGACACTTGGCGGAACGCCATCGGGACGAACTACGTCGAGTTCGACCCGACGAAACACAGTTCGGGCTCTGCGGTCGAGTTCACGGTCAAGAACGTCCCGTCGGACGGGACCTACGAACTGCACATCCGGTACGCCAGCGACGACCAGGAGAACGCACAGCGGGTCATCGACGCCGGCGGCCCGCAGCTCACCCTGAACGTCGACGGCTCGACGTCGAAGATCAACCCCGGCTACAGCGACGACTGGGACGAGTTCGCCGTCTTCAGCACGGAGGTCGACCTCACGCAGGGGTCGAACACGGTCCGGCTGGAGCTGAACTACACCACCGACTCCAGCGGGAACTTCGCCAGCGGCGACGTGGCCGGCCTGACGGTCAACGCCGTCGGCGTCAGCGAGGTCGGTGCCGGCTCCCCCGTCCCCGCGGACTACAGCGGACTGACGGACGGTGTCATCGCGAACGAGAACGTCGAGTCAGTCGAGGAGTTCGGCTACATCGAGGACGTCCCCGCGTCCGGTTGGGACGAGACGCGGGTCGTCGACGCCGCCATCGGCGACTACGTCGTGACGGCCCGGCGCAAGGGCGACACCTGGTACGTCGGTGCGATGACCGACGAGACCAGCCGGGGCATCGACGTGACGACGGACTTCCTCTCGTCGCAGGCCAACGGCTGGAAGATGGAGATGTACACCGACGCCGCCGGAACCGACGTCGGGTCGGACCCGACGGCGACCCACCGGACGGAGTCCATCGTCTCCAGCGGCGACACGGTGCTCGCGTCGATGGGTGAGAGCGGCGGTGTCGCGATGAAGCTCACGCCCGCAACGTCGAGCGAGGCATCGACCCTCCCGGCGTACGCGAAGCCCTCGCAGACGATCACGGCCAGCATCGACGACACGACGGAGATCTCGTCGTCGTTCATCCAGGTGACCGGCTCCAACGACAGTTCGAACTTCGTCGGCTGGTCGGACCTGGAGATCCTCGTCGACGGGACCTCCGAGGCGATCAAGGCCGCGCGCCTCGAACCGGGGGCGAGTGACTCGACCGTCCCGGTCAGCGTGACCCTGAACACGCCCGGGACGTACACGGTGACGGTCAGGGACCCCGACGAGGGGACGAAGATCGCGGAGAAGGACGTCACCGTCGAGGCACCGCGGACCGTCGCGGAGTTCACCGACCCCGACGGCGACGACGTCGGACCCGGCGGCTACACCTATCCGAAGGCCGACGCGTTCGCGGAGAACGCGTTCAACCTCCAGCGGTTCACCATCGAGGAGACCTCGAGCCTCTATCGGTTCACCTGGGAGGTCGAGAACCTGAACAACGGGTTCGGCAGCGGCCGCGGCTTCTCGCCGCACATGTTCGCGCTCTGGGTGAGCAACCCGAACAGCGCGTCGGGGACGACGACGCCGCTCGACGGCGGCTCCGCCATCGGTCCGAACGTCACGTTCGGCTCGGGGTGGGACTACCGGCTGCGCGTCGACGGGTTCAACGTCGACGCCGTCGACTCCACCGGCTCCGGACTCTCGGACGCCGACGGCAACCCGGTCAACCCGAACATCGCCGTCGACAGCGACGCCGGGACCGTCACGTACGCCATCTCGAAGGGTGCCTTCGGTGGGGTCGACATCTTCGACCTCGAGATCCTACCGGTCGTCGGCTCGGAGGACTTCGGCGGGTTCCGGAACGTCCAGGAGACCGCGAGCGACTACCAGTTCGGCGGTGCGAAGGCCGGCGCGGCCGATACGGCTCCGAACATCATCGATATGGTCGCGCCTCAGGACACGACCCAGTCCGAGGCGCTCGCCTACTCCGCCGACGAGCGGGCACAGGTCCCGTTCACGCCGGTGTACGCCGCGGCAGTGGGTGACGTATCCAGAGTCGGTGAGATCGACGATCCGTCCGGCGACGACGACGGGTGGGGCGACATCGACTATCCCACGGATGGATTCCACGCCGACCCGGGGAGCTTAGACCTGACGCGTCTCGAGATATACGAGGACAGCGACAGGTACTACTTCGGGGCGCGCTTCGCCGAGAAGGTCGACAACCCCAAGGACAAGGCCGTCGGCTTCACTCGACACCATCTCCAGCTGTACGTTCGTGACCCCTCTCAGAGCGGGGCAACGTCGACGTCCGTGACGAACGTCCACGCCTACGACAGCTCTTACCCCCTGTTCGAGGAGGAAGGGTGGCACAACGTCGTGTTCGTCCATCCGAATTACCAGGCAGTGCAGGACACCGGGTTCAGTCAGACGACCGGCGACGTAAACGCCAGCGTCGTGCGGGAGGACACGGTCCTGTTCGACCTGCCGAAGTCCTCGCTCCCGAACGACGTTCCCGAACTCGATCTCACGCTGCACGTCCTTCCGTGGGAGGATACGGTCGACGCGATCTACAAGGTCGAATCCGACGGGAACGCCGGCTCGAAACAGTTCAGCGGTGCCCCCTCGAACTACCACCACACGAACATCATCGATATGACTGTTCCCGACGGCGAGGACCAGTCCACCATTCTCGACCCCAGTGGACGGGATTCCAGCAACAACTTCGCCTCGTACTCCCTCCCGCTGCTCTCTATGTCGGACAAGACCAACTCCATCCGGGAGGCGGTCGCCGGGCAGGGACCGGTCACCGAGTCCCACTTCGAGGAGGTGAAGTCCGCCTACGAGTCCGACAGCGCCGTCGAGGGGACGGGCGGGCTGGTCCCGGACTACACCGACGTCCGCGAGCTCGCGAAGGAGGTCGGTAACTGA
- a CDS encoding PQQ-binding-like beta-propeller repeat protein → MSDAPRRGLVALTLAVLTVTAVPVGVFAPIGIGAAGNAGNTAGNTVDWTGFQADQRNSGNAPAAPDYSSVSKAGNTPASQGTDIASGPTVGGDAVFVGDGSTVKSYARSDRSTDWETSVDGAVLGSPAYVDGSVYVATDAGTVYGIDADTGTVNWHLSKNSDDEAFAAFHGSVTADGDGSLYVASDDGMVYKIASDGSQVSTAYDMGSPAGSMTPAVYDNRVYVGDRSGTLHMLSSGDLSAQSTVDVAGGALSSPAVTEDGQRIVVAATDGTVAAYDTDGNEQWRDTATYEEVWSSPVLHAGTVVVGGSDGVVAAHDLDGGGSVVWETEVDTKETLGAALSAANGTVFVGTDSGTLAVLDADDGSSKFTATVADSPLLTAPTVAYDSLYVGTSDGELYEYVDADAAFSVTALDAPGSVTEGDTATIAATVSNSGDADGTYTATLLVDGETSDQKQVSVSADSSKEVTFQYSFDTTGERSVSVGSLSKTVTVDAESTQGSGGGGGGDDTPDPTATPENETATPDNTTATPENGTATPDNTTATPTQTDVPETETETAEPDTATETDADTATGTDADTATETEAADDGGDDDADGGSGEQATSGSGPGFTAVVALVALVAAALLAVRRDE, encoded by the coding sequence ATGAGCGACGCGCCCAGACGGGGACTCGTCGCGCTCACGCTCGCGGTCCTGACGGTGACGGCCGTTCCCGTCGGGGTCTTCGCGCCCATCGGTATCGGTGCCGCGGGCAACGCCGGCAACACAGCCGGCAACACGGTCGACTGGACGGGGTTCCAGGCCGATCAGCGCAACTCCGGCAACGCGCCGGCGGCACCCGACTATAGTTCGGTCTCGAAGGCCGGCAACACGCCGGCGAGCCAGGGGACGGACATCGCGTCCGGCCCGACCGTCGGCGGGGACGCCGTCTTCGTCGGCGACGGGAGCACGGTGAAGTCGTACGCCCGGAGCGACAGGTCGACGGACTGGGAGACCAGCGTCGACGGGGCGGTCCTCGGCTCCCCGGCTTACGTGGACGGGAGCGTCTACGTGGCGACCGACGCGGGGACGGTCTACGGCATCGACGCCGACACGGGAACGGTCAACTGGCACCTGAGCAAGAACAGCGACGACGAGGCCTTCGCGGCGTTCCACGGCTCCGTCACCGCCGACGGTGACGGTTCGCTGTACGTCGCCAGCGACGACGGGATGGTCTACAAGATCGCCAGCGACGGCTCACAGGTCAGCACGGCCTACGATATGGGGAGCCCGGCCGGATCGATGACGCCCGCGGTCTACGACAACCGCGTGTACGTCGGCGACCGGAGCGGGACGCTCCACATGCTCTCCAGCGGCGACCTCAGCGCACAGAGCACCGTCGACGTTGCCGGCGGTGCCCTGTCTTCGCCCGCCGTGACCGAGGACGGCCAGCGGATCGTCGTCGCGGCGACGGACGGGACCGTCGCGGCTTACGACACCGACGGCAACGAGCAGTGGAGAGACACCGCCACCTACGAGGAGGTCTGGTCCAGCCCGGTCCTTCACGCCGGGACCGTCGTCGTCGGTGGTAGCGACGGCGTGGTCGCCGCCCACGACCTCGACGGCGGCGGATCGGTGGTCTGGGAGACCGAGGTCGACACGAAGGAGACGCTCGGTGCGGCCCTCTCGGCGGCCAACGGGACCGTCTTCGTCGGAACCGACAGTGGGACCCTCGCAGTGCTCGACGCCGATGACGGCTCGTCGAAGTTCACCGCGACGGTCGCCGACTCGCCGCTCCTGACGGCACCGACGGTCGCGTACGACTCGCTGTACGTCGGGACCAGCGACGGCGAGCTGTACGAGTACGTCGACGCCGACGCCGCCTTCAGCGTGACTGCGCTGGACGCGCCGGGTTCGGTGACGGAGGGTGACACCGCGACCATCGCGGCGACCGTGTCGAACTCCGGTGACGCGGACGGCACGTACACCGCGACCCTGCTGGTCGACGGGGAGACCAGCGACCAGAAGCAGGTGAGCGTCTCGGCCGACTCGTCGAAGGAGGTGACCTTCCAGTACTCCTTCGACACGACCGGCGAGCGGTCGGTGTCTGTCGGTTCGCTGTCGAAGACCGTCACGGTCGACGCCGAGTCGACACAGGGGTCCGGCGGCGGTGGCGGCGGTGACGACACGCCAGACCCCACGGCGACGCCCGAGAACGAGACTGCGACGCCGGACAACACCACGGCGACGCCCGAGAACGGGACCGCGACGCCGGACAACACCACGGCGACGCCTACCCAGACAGACGTACCGGAGACGGAGACCGAAACCGCCGAACCGGATACAGCGACCGAGACGGACGCCGACACGGCGACCGGGACGGACGCCGACACGGCCACCGAGACGGAAGCGGCCGACGACGGCGGTGACGACGACGCGGACGGCGGCTCCGGTGAGCAGGCTACCAGTGGCAGTGGCCCCGGCTTCACGGCCGTCGTCGCGCTCGTCGCGCTCGTCGCCGCGGCGCTGCTCGCGGTCAGACGCGACGAATAG
- a CDS encoding DUF420 domain-containing protein, whose protein sequence is MAVADELQSQARARPRVVTAAVSLVGYALVFGTFGGVLPFPSISDRTVVLLSDAIAVVNAGALLAIVAGVYFIRNDEVRKHRAAMLTAFTLILAFLVLYLLKVGGGFEKEIRAAGLVWGAYIAMLAVHILLSAVSVPVVVHAVVLGLSHSVPELRETNHARVGRIAVAAWGLSLFLGLVTYVMLNHVYGWNPRGGEAALLLAVVGPYLGRE, encoded by the coding sequence ATGGCCGTCGCAGACGAACTCCAGTCGCAGGCACGCGCGCGCCCACGAGTCGTCACCGCCGCCGTCTCGCTGGTCGGCTACGCGCTCGTCTTCGGGACCTTCGGGGGCGTCTTGCCGTTCCCGTCCATCAGTGACCGGACCGTCGTCCTCCTCTCGGATGCCATCGCCGTCGTCAACGCCGGCGCGCTGCTCGCCATCGTCGCCGGCGTCTACTTCATCAGGAACGACGAGGTCCGGAAACACCGGGCGGCGATGCTCACCGCGTTCACGCTCATCCTCGCTTTCCTAGTGTTGTACCTGCTGAAGGTCGGCGGCGGCTTCGAGAAGGAGATCCGGGCCGCCGGACTGGTGTGGGGCGCGTACATCGCGATGCTCGCGGTCCACATCCTCCTGTCGGCCGTCTCCGTCCCCGTCGTCGTCCACGCCGTGGTGCTGGGACTGTCCCACTCCGTCCCAGAGCTCCGGGAGACGAACCACGCCCGCGTCGGTCGGATCGCCGTCGCCGCCTGGGGCCTCAGCCTCTTCCTCGGGCTGGTGACCTACGTGATGCTGAACCACGTCTACGGGTGGAACCCCCGCGGAGGCGAGGCGGCGCTGCTGCTGGCCGTCGTCGGGCCGTATCTCGGGCGCGAGTAG
- the pan1 gene encoding proteasome-activating nucleotidase Pan1 encodes MTDTVDEVDLPYDEDASQQKKIEALQERLEVLEDQNEEMRDKLLDANAENNKYQQKLERLTHENKKLKQSPLFVATVQEVTDDGVIIKQHGNNQEALTEVTDEMRDGLEPDDRVAVNNSLSVVKQLDDETDVRARVMQVDQSPDVSFTDIGGIEDQIEEVRETVEMPLNNPGMFDDVGIDPPSGVLLHGPPGTGKTMLAKAVANETDATFIKMAGSELVHKFIGEGAKLVRDLFELARQEEPAVVFIDEIDAIAAKRTDSKTSGDAEVQRTMMQLLSEMDGFDDRGEIRIIAATNRFDMLDRAILRPGRFDRLIEVPNPDVEGRKQIFQIHTRGMNVADDVEFAALAEDIEDASGADVKAICTEAGMFAIRDDRTEVTMADFRNAWEKIQQDDEEDEDVSRTFA; translated from the coding sequence ATGACCGACACCGTCGACGAGGTGGACCTGCCCTACGACGAGGACGCCTCACAGCAGAAGAAGATCGAGGCGTTGCAGGAGCGGCTCGAGGTGCTCGAAGACCAGAACGAGGAGATGCGGGACAAGCTGCTGGACGCCAACGCCGAGAACAACAAGTACCAGCAGAAGCTCGAACGCCTCACCCACGAGAACAAGAAGCTCAAGCAGTCGCCGCTGTTCGTCGCCACCGTCCAGGAGGTCACCGACGACGGCGTCATCATCAAGCAACACGGCAACAACCAGGAGGCCCTGACCGAGGTCACCGACGAGATGCGCGACGGGCTGGAGCCGGACGACCGCGTGGCCGTCAACAACTCCCTGTCGGTCGTCAAGCAACTCGACGACGAGACCGACGTTCGCGCCCGCGTGATGCAGGTCGACCAGTCTCCCGACGTCTCCTTCACCGACATCGGCGGCATCGAGGACCAGATCGAGGAGGTCCGCGAGACCGTCGAGATGCCCCTGAACAACCCCGGGATGTTCGACGACGTCGGCATCGACCCGCCCAGCGGCGTCCTGTTGCACGGGCCGCCCGGCACCGGCAAGACGATGCTCGCGAAGGCCGTCGCCAACGAGACCGACGCCACCTTCATCAAGATGGCCGGCTCCGAGCTGGTCCACAAGTTCATCGGCGAGGGCGCGAAGCTCGTCCGCGACCTCTTCGAACTCGCCCGCCAGGAGGAGCCCGCGGTCGTCTTCATCGACGAGATCGACGCCATCGCGGCCAAGCGGACCGACTCCAAGACCTCCGGCGACGCGGAGGTCCAGCGGACGATGATGCAGTTGCTCTCGGAGATGGACGGGTTCGACGACCGCGGCGAGATCCGCATCATCGCGGCCACCAACCGCTTCGACATGCTCGACCGCGCGATCCTCCGGCCGGGCCGGTTCGACCGCCTCATCGAGGTTCCCAATCCCGACGTCGAGGGCCGCAAGCAGATCTTCCAGATCCACACCCGCGGGATGAACGTCGCCGACGACGTCGAGTTCGCGGCGCTGGCGGAGGACATCGAGGACGCCTCGGGGGCCGACGTGAAGGCGATCTGTACCGAGGCCGGGATGTTCGCCATCCGCGACGACCGTACCGAGGTCACGATGGCCGACTTCCGGAACGCCTGGGAGAAGATCCAGCAGGACGACGAGGAAGACGAGGACGTCTCCCGCACCTTCGCCTGA
- a CDS encoding FAD-binding protein, with protein MSQEPESVLVVGGGVAGLSAAIYTARAGLSTRIVSTGESILNRNAHLENYPGFPAGVNPRLLLELVRAQARRAGAWFTDGRVQRVSEAEGGGGFEVLVADGETYEPDYVIAASWADSTYLEGLDVDFVDRGSKQFVGADDAGRTDVEGLYAAGRLSEQHHQAIVAAGHGAQVGLTLIRDSDVDFYHDWTAPEGYFTDRGREVPPGCEEIDEAERQRREEESLEVMRRYFEEPMPGEPSTHPSLVDDE; from the coding sequence ATGTCACAGGAACCCGAGTCCGTCCTGGTCGTCGGCGGCGGCGTCGCCGGACTCTCGGCGGCGATCTACACCGCCCGTGCGGGGCTCTCGACCCGGATCGTCTCGACGGGGGAGTCGATCCTGAACCGGAACGCACACCTGGAGAACTATCCCGGCTTCCCGGCTGGCGTCAATCCGCGGCTCCTGCTCGAACTCGTCCGTGCCCAGGCGCGCCGGGCGGGGGCGTGGTTCACCGACGGCCGCGTCCAACGGGTGAGCGAGGCCGAGGGCGGCGGGGGGTTCGAGGTGCTGGTCGCGGACGGTGAGACGTACGAGCCGGACTACGTGATCGCGGCGTCGTGGGCCGACTCGACGTATCTGGAGGGGCTCGACGTCGACTTCGTCGACCGCGGGAGCAAGCAGTTCGTCGGGGCCGACGACGCCGGTCGGACCGACGTCGAGGGGCTGTACGCGGCCGGCCGCCTGTCCGAGCAGCACCACCAGGCCATCGTCGCGGCGGGCCACGGCGCACAGGTGGGGCTGACGCTGATCCGGGACAGCGACGTCGACTTCTACCACGACTGGACCGCGCCCGAGGGGTACTTCACCGACCGTGGCCGCGAGGTGCCCCCGGGCTGTGAGGAGATCGACGAGGCCGAGCGACAGCGCCGCGAGGAGGAGTCGCTGGAGGTGATGCGCCGGTACTTCGAGGAGCCGATGCCGGGCGAGCCGTCGACGCACCCGAGCCTCGTCGACGACGAGTAG
- a CDS encoding M48 family metalloprotease has protein sequence MGTFTRRIALTLALLLALDLLVVAAAASLLTPWLGPVRDAVAAVLPVGPTAAWWLAVVAPATLAFAWAQARFTRANTLARVDAAPVSPATYPDLHARVERRCQQADLAVPTVAVTDSDVPNSFTVGTPGSATLVVSEGLLDELSGAELDAVLAHELMHVKNRDAAVMTLAGFLPALANGEYDPLPASPRRRLLAGAVAVGVGYLLAASVIDAPLGSPAFTVAFLALVALTVLLGGVVLGVLTAPVVALARSLSRSREFVADRSAARLTGDPAALVGALETLDGDATPTPETDAREAAAGVRGLCFLPHGFDRGEDRDPYRLDPRSHPPTEERVERLAALAGDL, from the coding sequence ATGGGGACCTTCACCCGCCGCATCGCCCTGACGCTCGCCCTCCTGCTGGCCCTGGACCTCCTCGTCGTCGCCGCCGCGGCGTCGCTCCTGACGCCGTGGCTCGGGCCGGTCCGGGACGCCGTCGCGGCCGTCCTCCCGGTCGGTCCGACGGCGGCGTGGTGGCTCGCCGTCGTCGCGCCCGCGACGCTGGCGTTCGCGTGGGCACAGGCGCGGTTCACGCGGGCCAACACGCTCGCTCGCGTCGACGCAGCGCCCGTCTCGCCGGCGACGTACCCGGACCTCCACGCCCGCGTCGAGCGGCGCTGCCAGCAGGCGGACCTGGCCGTCCCGACGGTCGCGGTGACCGACAGCGACGTGCCCAACAGCTTCACCGTCGGCACGCCCGGCTCCGCGACGCTGGTCGTCAGCGAGGGGCTGCTCGACGAGCTCTCCGGTGCCGAGCTCGACGCGGTCCTGGCCCACGAGCTGATGCACGTCAAGAACCGCGACGCCGCCGTGATGACGCTGGCCGGGTTCCTGCCGGCGCTCGCCAACGGCGAGTACGACCCGCTGCCGGCGTCGCCGAGACGCCGGCTCCTCGCGGGGGCCGTGGCCGTCGGCGTCGGCTACCTGCTCGCCGCGAGCGTCATCGACGCGCCGCTTGGCTCGCCGGCCTTCACCGTCGCCTTCCTCGCGCTCGTCGCGTTGACCGTCCTGCTGGGCGGCGTCGTGCTGGGCGTGCTCACCGCTCCCGTCGTCGCGCTCGCCCGATCGCTCTCCCGGAGTCGCGAGTTCGTCGCCGACCGGAGCGCGGCACGGCTCACCGGCGACCCCGCCGCGCTCGTCGGGGCGCTGGAGACGCTCGACGGGGACGCGACGCCGACTCCGGAGACGGACGCCCGGGAGGCGGCAGCCGGCGTCCGGGGCCTCTGTTTCCTCCCCCACGGGTTCGACCGCGGCGAGGACCGGGACCCGTACCGTCTCGATCCCCGTTCCCACCCCCCGACCGAGGAGCGGGTCGAGCGCCTCGCCGCCCTCGCGGGGGACCTCTGA